ttgcatatttccttgaaactgagcagttttctgcgttcGTGGTAGGAAGGACATCTAtggcggttgtctgcgtcttcataaACGATTgcagcgtgacctcgtcgagaaatgttcgcgtatccgccggcatatccactgggcacgttatgtctcggaggcattcacgaagaatccgccgggaccctctttaccgttcccccaGATTATGGAGGTTAATTAAGCAAGTTTGCTCACGCCACCACCTGAATACATTTGATACAGACTTAAACACTTCCAATTAGGATAGCCTTATCCTTAGAGAGTGTGGGAGTAGAGTATacagtcgggtcgaaacgacttGAACCACGGTGCAGCTGTGTAAGCGGcacgatggagcgtagcggttggcaTAGAGGTCGCCAGCGCCATTCATCACTGCAGTCTGGGTGAAGGTAGCtttggtcccacctcgatctcaaccgctagctccaccaacccgcttcgagcgcaacacAACTCCACCGAtgttcaagtcgttttgacccgactatgtgaCTATAGCAAGTGTGAAGTGTATGTGTGAAATGAAAGCGGAACAAATTTTGAGCAAGGGTGAAGCGAGAGAAGTGAAGCAAATGTGGGAAAATGATTCACTCGCTTTCCTGACTAAATAAGATTACACttataaatcaaaaaaaagagaacagtgATGTGGATAGCTGTCAGAAACTGGTTACTTTCATTGAAGCCTATCCAATATAATAGATGATTTACTCTTGTTAGAAAATAGCCAAGTACTCTCGTATCTTCACATTCACctttgcaaagaaaactatgttGATATCAGCGTTATCGAATTGTTTGGTGTAGATTTTCGATCTATTAGCTATGGTGACTGAAACGTATGTTGTTAAGGATTTGTGGTCTTGTATCAtcacaacaacaagaaaatggaCCTTTGCAAAGAACTCAAAGTAACTGAGACTCAAAGATAACTTAAAGTGTGAGTAACtcaaagtaataataaaatgatgatGTAGTAGCGTGAAGCGAGGGAAATGAAGCAAATATAGGAAAAGGTGACTATTCACTCGCTTTTCTGAGTAAATAGGACTTCACACATAATCACCGCCACTTTTCTTGTGCGGACGATCAGAAAgcgggttcgattggagcaagGTAGATGGTGAGTGGTTATTGCTCTGGAGAAATCAATGGCAACCGAGAGAGCAAACCTGTGGACAAGAATGTGCACCTCCACGTTCGGGACACATAGCTCCCAGTTATATTACACTCGGATGACGCAGATAAAAGATTTACAGCCGATAACTTCTCGTTTTGTGTGATCAGCACTTCCATTTATTAATTACTGACTTATTTCATTGACGTTCTAAACCGCACCTGCATACGCATTATCTGCACACTGAATTACTTCCTGCGTTGGTCCCACAGCGATACATCGACTACGATACTCGTCGCGATGGCTTCCGTTATGGTTGCGCGGCAATCACGTGTAAACATGAAGTTCTCGACGAATTCCCCTCGATCGTTAGCACCAGGATCGCTGAAAGTCGTCGCCGAGAAGTTCGTGAACCTGACCAATCAACATGGCGGTGTCTTGGATTTAAAGGATGCAGCTGCATTTTTGAGTGTCCCAAAGCGACGCCTATACGACGTGGTGAACGTTCTTCAAGGAGTCGGATTAATGGAGAGAGTGCGAAGGAATACGTTTCGTTTTGTTCCGGACGGAGTTCTAAGTGGAGATGACTATGTGGAATCGCTGCGGGAAGAGTGTGATAGTCTTCTGGAGGAGGAAGCATCGTTGGACGATATGATCCACGCACTGCTTAGTGATATACGAGACGTAAAGAGGGATGTTCACGCTTATGTGGAGATTCATGAACTGCGATCTTTGCAACGATTTTTTGGTCAAACATTGATCGCAGTGACTTCGATTCCGGGAGTGACGTCCTCGATCTCAACGGAGAATCGATCGGGAACGTTTAAAATGATGATAAAAACTGAGAAGGGTGCAGCACTTCGTGCTTTTCTGTCTCCATCGGATTCTTACGTATTTACCGATGTTGATGAACTTACTTTTCGAAATAACCCCCAGCAGAAAGACGAAAAGAAGCCCAATCTCATCGTTGATTCGCTTAATGAGGAAGAGATTACGTTCCACAATGAATTACTTGACTGTATACTGAAGGGACTGCTCAATTCTTCCATGCAACAGGACGAAGAAAATCCGGAAGTGAAATGCAGTTCCAGTCCTTCGTCAAAAAGTTTCTTTGACGACTTCAAAAACTTCGATCGCGATCTCTCACTTTAGAGATCTATTTATTCGCAAGAGGGTAAGAAGTCCTATTAATCTTTGCATTTAAGGGAATtcctatcctttttttttccaatttgcaggttttttttggcTCAAACTTAtgttttttcgatgttttcttAGGCAGAGTAGATCAAGATTGTGTTTGCAGGTAACAATTTGATATGGTTTCGTCTTTTTTGtcccttttcttttgatttgttttgtttcgagTGGAAATACGTGTGTATTCGTATAAGTCTGTCCATCTCTTTGTCTgtatgtttgaaaaagaaatgagtcgTAGCGGATTCATTATGGTATCCTAACCAACAATATCCTGACCGACAAAAGTTCCCGATCCATATAAAATCAGCgtcaagtattttttttgttggagttACCCGTATGAAGTTCTTCCAAGCGCATTGCAGATCCCTTGGAGTAATTAtcttttgttattgttgaCTGCctacaatttttctggaattttgaggATCCTCAGCTGGATACTCTTAGAATAGCCTATATTTTCGTGCCTAGTTTTGAAtaatttcctctcttttccaGATTTAATAATATCATGAGTACAGATATAGGGAATGGTacttgttctttcttctttttgttttttttttctgctgatgtTGTTATTCCGCTTTAAGGAGAGTTGAGAAGCTTTCGCTCGAATAATAGTTtccaaataaaattatttccgATTGGAGACATTTTTTCAGGTTCATTTACATTTATGCATCGTTCTCAGTGCACAGCTTATGATTGTTCTCCTATTCAGAGTATCATCTCAAACTTTATGAAGGTGGGTGcacattcatttcaaaattttccaaccACTAAGCTTTATTCGTTTAACACAAATATTTCATATGAAATGATGTAACTTGGTAATTACgtcagaatttcttttttaatttgtttagcAAATAACTGAGTAATGCCATAAATTGGATTGATAATGACAGAAACTCTTGCAGCAACTCATTTATATTATGGCTGACTCGGTTAATCGATCGATGTGACACCcggcatttattttttgttctgtttctttcatttgtccaTAATTTGTTCGCACGTTCATATTCTATTCACTTCTCTAGGTTTACATTTTTGCATAATAACTCTGTTCCTTTTAACTTActccgtagttttttttcctttgaagttTTAAATTGCGTGTGGTTAACATgccattttttactttttatctttttataaaTGATATCTAGTGATTAGTTCGTCATAATAATGATAGATGAAGGATTTGCAATAGTATTTGTTCGCATTTCATATCTATTTTCGATTTTAAACGTTTTTAATTCTGCGTGCATAGAACTTGTGAAGTACTTCACAAATTTTATCTCACGACAAACTTTTAACTGCGTTATGTTTCCACAATAACATGATTCGGTTTCAAGCGCTTTTTCGGATAACATTCGTAacgtttctttttactttttcggtTGTTTATGTAATTTCACTTGGTAGTTGTTAAGTTAGGTGTCAGATAGTTAACCGTTCCATATGACCTGAATTTCCACTAGCCGCCGGTAATTTAGAGCGACATATAAGGGGTTTTGATAGAAAACATTGCGAAATTGTGCAATTATCGTGGTTTTATAAGCTTTCAGACAGGTGGCGTCTCTGTTTTGGGAAACCCACTGCCCCAAATCTCAAACGGCGATTACCTCCTCCACGTATTCGCACCCCAGTTGCTCGAATCTACGCGCAATCACTATCGAATTCGTTTCCTAAGGTTTCTTTTCCACAGAAAATGTTATCTTTGTTCTTTCGTTATTGTCTGCATCAGTCATTTGATGATTGCAACAGTTCTGCAAATTTTCCACCTGCGGAATGGAATCTGATTTCTGTTCAAATAATTATCATTGTTCGGAACAAAACACTGCAAAATTTGTTGCGCTTCGATCCTGGTTAGACTTCAATAGTTCACTTAATTTTTTGTCATGTCTTAAGCAGGATCCGTAACCGAAGGCAGTTTACTCCCAAAACAAtgaaacttgaagaaaaaagatggagaacGTTTCTTACAGGATAAATTTGGTGATCAATCAAGTATTGTGGGACTAATAGCGACTGTTGAGGTTTACTGATTTACTGTATGCGATTCTAcggattattttatttgatttgtttcGCAGTTTATTTTAGATCCTATTTCGTTCTTCTCTCGGGATGTAAATCATAAACCATGACgatgttattattatgttaaaaaaaaccacagaaTCGAATGGATTTTCAGTGATCCTCATAACTGCTGGCTATTCAATCCGGAGGGATTTGGGATAATTGTTTCTGTCACAATTTACGAGATTACGAAAGTGTGGTGATCATATTTGTGACTGACTCCATTGGATCGATTGATCAAGATCGTTGATCTCAAAGAAGAACTATTAGATATACAGCGTTTGCAAAAGGCAGGTTTTAACAGAGTGGATCGTACCGCACCACCTCTGATTTTTCTTAGGCAATCTCATTATTATTTGGAATGTTTCCCAGCACAACGCATCGACTACCTCAAATCCTTGCTGCCGAGGGCCCGGAGGAGGTGGGGTTCGAGGTGGATGCGGTCGCCCCACACGCACATGAAACTGGTCGCGACCCCAATCCTGTCTCTTCATGTCGTTGTCATTGATCTGATTCGCACCACAATATCGTCGTCATTTACTAGGACAACTagcacaaatttttcaatctaAGAAAACATTACAACGTAATAACACTGAATCCGTGGCCCCAAAAAACCTTTTGTGGCAGTTATCACctagtgaaaataaaaacattgatttcaCCCAATAAGGAGAAAATATTCCCGGTACTGTAGCCTTGGCTACGGTGCCGTCATGCAAGGTACGTTCATAATGTTTACACTATAGTTTTTGTTCGGTACCACTCGACCTTGTCCTCGGCGGTTCAAAGATTAAAGGCCTGGTGACCTAGTAAGTGATTTTTCCATACAAAACGTATTATAACCTTTCTTATATCGCTCACTATTCGCCTTTTTTACTgattcatttactttttttttgtttttcgtccTCATTTGACCAACTTTTAGTCGTTGCTTAcaaatttcaatcattttcaaCTAGTTTTTAACCGTAATTAATACTTTTTGTTAGATTAATTATAAGTTTATCAACTAGTTTAGTTAcaagtttaattttattataattactaGCTACAGCTAAACCCAAACTAACACAGTAACTTCAAAAATGATTCTGAGCAGTACTTTCcttgttttcatattttagtgattatagttttttaaaagttaaagtttgagtgaaaattaattgattgattatttttcattcttccacttggtcttttcttattttctcttcttttttcatccataCATTCATTCAATCACTTTTGCTTCAGTGTATGTTTCCTTAATGTATTGTTACTGTATATCTCCTATTCATATCTGTTTATATATCGTTTgcattttttatcttattcttTTGAGATCACAATCAATTTGTTGTCTCATCCAtttgcttctttcttctcacttttctttttgctcctcttttttctcggttttttcTGCTACCGtttatctatttctttttcccctcttcttttctttttaccaATGCTATACTTTGCACCATTCctccttattcttttttctttttctggggTCTCtccctttcttcatttctctttgtttctcttttaacTGTGCTACTCCATTGCAGTTATGTTTTAGCGAATATAACCCGTAGAAGTCCGGCAACCGCGTGCAACAATAACTGTCCGCGTGCCCTCTTTTCCATTGAAATGCCTATTTATTCGTCTTCGTGCTCTAAtagcgtctttttttttcgtttttatgcGCAGACAGGAATATATTTGCAGTGGATTATCACGTCATACCAGTTTTTGCTGCAACAATTGTGCACGCTCCCTATTTTCACCGTATCTGTTCCACTACTGTAGTGTTCGTCACACCTACAGCACTGATTCGATTGGGCTGCTTCCGTTTGAAGGTCATCGGATCGTTTTATTGCGAACAAATGTGGAGGACTGATTAGCGGAACGATAATTTATCGGCATTCATAGTTCTTCTACCTGTGCAATCCCCGGTTCTGGATTTCGTTCTGGTTCCGGAACTGACCTATATGGATGGGCCCGTTCCCAATAATCTAGAGCGATATTGGAAACCAGCTTGGTATTCGAAGGAACCAGCGGGTTTATGGCGAAGAACTATAGTtcggtcaaagcgacatgaagcacggacatttgcgcaagcggctgcgctcgaagcggcgcgatggagcgttgcggttgggatcgtgtcaggatcctcgctaccgccatccatctctgcaattcgccatggtccaccctcgattccaaccgctgtctccaacgcagcgcttcgagcgcagccgcttacgcaactgtccatgcatcatgtcgttttgacctggtTATTGATTGCATTTGATAGAAGAGGGCTTTCACCTACTGAGGATTCTGTTGCAATCCAATCCGTGATCAGTATCGCATGTCCTCCCGCAGTGATTTGTCCGCTTTGAGACGGAGAGCGTATCTATGCAGGACATCTAGCGGAAAGGAGCACCTAAACGTTGTATGTGATAGTGGATGTTACGAATCGTTATGATGGTCGCGATTTAGCCGTCCGCATGTCGCGACGAACTAGAACGAAAGGGTATCGTATCGCAATACGTGTATAATTTGTGATGCAATAAAGAGTAACTTGAGTGACACAGTGACGGAACGTTCGATCACCCATAATTGTGTtttaaaagtctttttttcttggataattGGACGCTGCCTTTACAGTACATCATGTTTGGAGAACAGTCATTTCTCATCTAATCGGTTAAAGTTGGTGTGATCAACTCTTTTTATACAAAAGTTAGCTATAGAACACATTTAGAATACTAAAATGTATTCTAGACGTGCTCTCCAGTATTTACATCAATAAATGTTTTATAAATTGAGGTAAATGCATTGTATGAGGGAGTTTGAACATTGAACATATGAATATGATAGATTTATACGTTTTTGAAGGTTAGTTCCTAGTTGTGGGCAAAAAGGAAttactttttccagaaattcctatctttcttttcacaataaataaaggataaaggatcaagtgtctggcgttaaccaatccgcttgggacccgtcctcacgttcacttcaattcagaatagtttgaggtccacgaacgtgtaactggcctatacaatgacttgcgggggccagccgatcagtgtcaaatcagtatttttatccaacttattgaccccggagggatgaaagacttggtgagcactagggcggattcgaacttccgatcgaacaagaagcggaacctctaactgctacaccACACCGCCCCTGCTTTCGcaataaaaaagttaattAGGTAGTTTCAAGGATAATTGTAATAGTACTCTACATCCTTGGATCTATTGATGAGTGTTGTGTtgagagaatttttgttttcttgttgttcggCTGGCAGCTGTCCCACCTCTCTATCGGACTCGGAGAAAACTATTCACTCGTTTCTATCATGCATAGTATTGTTGTTCTCTCTGCATGGTAATCTGAGATAAATCTTTGTTCgtattccagaattttccataGATCCAATGTGCTCAAGAGTGTGATTATACTCAAAGAAGTTTCCTGGAACACTCTTAGGTGCTAGGACAtta
This window of the Necator americanus strain Aroian chromosome III, whole genome shotgun sequence genome carries:
- a CDS encoding hypothetical protein (NECATOR_CHRIII.G9071.T2): MASVMVARQSRVNMKFSTNSPRSLAPGSLKVVAEKFVNLTNQHGGVLDLKDAAAFLSVPKRRLYDVVNVLQGVGLMERVRRNTFRFVPDGVLSGDDYVESLREECDSLLEEEASLDDMIHALLSDIRDVKRDVHAYVEIHELRSLQRFFGQTLIAVTSIPGVTSSISTENRSGTFKMMIKTEKGAALRAFLSPSDSYVFTDVDELTFRNNPQQKDEKKPNLIVDSLNEEEITFHNELLDCILKGLLNSSMQQDEENPEVKCSSSPSDLFIRKRVFFGSNLCFFDVFLGRVDQDCVCRFIYIYASFSVHSL
- a CDS encoding hypothetical protein (NECATOR_CHRIII.G9071.T1), which translates into the protein MASVMVARQSRVNMKFSTNSPRSLAPGSLKVVAEKFVNLTNQHGGVLDLKDAAAFLSVPKRRLYDVVNVLQGVGLMERVRRNTFRFVPDGVLSGDDYVESLREECDSLLEEEASLDDMIHALLSDIRDVKRDVHAYVEIHELRSLQRFFGQTLIAVTSIPGVTSSISTENRSGTFKMMIKTEKGAALRAFLSPSDSYVFTDVDELTFRNNPQQKDEKKPNLIVDSLNEEEITFHNELLDCILKGLLNSSMQQDEENPEVFFGSNLCFFDVFLGRVDQDCVCRFIYIYASFSVHSL
- a CDS encoding hypothetical protein (NECATOR_CHRIII.G9072.T1) → MDGPVPNNLERYWKPAWYSKEPAGLWRRTIVRSKRHEARTFAQAAALEAARWSVAVGIVSGSSLPPSISAIRHGPPSIPTAVSNAALRAQPLTQLSMHHVVLTWLLIAFDRRGLSPTEDSVAIQSVISIACPPAVICPL